A genomic region of bacterium contains the following coding sequences:
- a CDS encoding GAF domain-containing sensor histidine kinase, whose product MSPFRDEKISQIQYRELFEISLAINAELNLEDLLGMIVHSTRRLTGCDEASIVLWCERQGCFKVGASTNIGSSVSRRVRGKGGASRWVVDNGKPVVVEDTRHDPFVANPMIPEAGILAYVGVPILEGGRAGGVLYALHRLLHRASPKEIWVLEQLAAIAAAAVRNADLVESLQELNTFKSMMVRMLAHDLCNPLGAVQAGLDLLLRDLGGEFPEACQLLTMAQQAVLKMEKLTNAVLAYEKIDSVTKITRERLDLLELARETVDDFIAAATVKSQTITLKDEGAPVPFCGNRALLRQAIDNLAGNAVRFAPVGGHITVRAMRQGQHCLLEVEDDGPGIAPEDRESVFRPFFRLNGNGTEPGNGLGLSLVKLIMERHAGTVEVRSAPGQGSIFGIRLPALEDKARAG is encoded by the coding sequence GTGAGCCCCTTCCGGGACGAAAAGATATCCCAGATCCAGTACCGGGAACTGTTCGAGATCAGTCTGGCCATCAACGCCGAACTGAATCTGGAGGATCTCCTGGGAATGATCGTCCACTCCACCCGTCGCCTGACCGGCTGCGACGAGGCCAGCATCGTTCTCTGGTGCGAGCGCCAGGGATGCTTCAAGGTGGGCGCTTCCACCAATATCGGCTCCTCGGTGAGCCGCCGGGTGAGAGGAAAGGGAGGGGCCAGCCGCTGGGTGGTGGACAACGGCAAGCCGGTGGTGGTCGAGGATACCCGCCACGACCCCTTCGTCGCCAACCCCATGATCCCGGAAGCGGGGATACTGGCCTACGTCGGCGTCCCCATCCTCGAGGGGGGCAGGGCCGGGGGCGTTCTCTATGCCCTGCACAGGTTGCTCCACCGGGCTTCCCCCAAGGAGATCTGGGTGCTGGAACAGCTGGCGGCGATCGCCGCCGCCGCCGTCCGCAACGCTGACCTGGTCGAGTCCCTCCAGGAGCTGAACACGTTCAAGAGCATGATGGTGAGGATGCTCGCCCACGACTTATGCAACCCCCTGGGCGCCGTCCAGGCGGGGCTCGATCTTCTCCTGCGCGACCTGGGAGGGGAGTTTCCCGAGGCCTGTCAGCTGCTGACCATGGCCCAGCAGGCCGTCTTGAAAATGGAGAAATTGACCAACGCCGTCCTGGCGTACGAAAAAATCGACTCGGTGACCAAAATAACGAGGGAACGGCTCGACCTACTCGAATTAGCCCGGGAAACCGTCGACGATTTCATAGCCGCGGCGACCGTAAAATCCCAGACGATTACCTTGAAGGACGAGGGGGCGCCTGTGCCGTTCTGCGGCAACCGGGCGCTGCTGCGGCAGGCGATCGACAACCTGGCGGGGAACGCCGTCAGGTTCGCCCCGGTCGGGGGCCACATCACCGTGCGCGCGATGAGACAAGGGCAGCATTGCCTGCTCGAGGTGGAGGACGACGGCCCCGGGATCGCCCCGGAGGATCGGGAATCGGTGTTCCGGCCGTTTTTCAGATTGAACGGTAACGGGACTGAGCCCGGAAACGGCCTGGGCCTGAGCCTGGTCAAACTGATCATGGAACGGCACGCGGGCACGGTCGAGGTCAGGAGCGCTCCCGGCCAAGGCTCGATCTTCGGTATCCGCCTTCCCGCTCTCGAAGACAAGGCCCGTGCGGGATAA
- a CDS encoding MBL fold metallo-hydrolase, which translates to MPEFRKLAKNVYAFVQPPLIWHSTAGVILRDRDVVVVDSLANEAMTRALLGEIRKITDNPVRFLINTHSHADHVYTNHLFPSATVVCSRRGWEKTREFQRRQALHTESFARLFPDMDFSGGRYTLQDAAFTGVLSLYRNEREIRLIELGPGHSESDVAVHLPAEGIVFCGDLFMNGLPPLPGEGLLTATVANLKKLLDLGAETYVAGHGSPGTMKDAAEHLALLEALADKSRRCFDRGLSYDEAMEALSDDPLPAEFIRPTLLSGYREWAGKMPACGDPADTDHMRILSRVARRAELLLRPTGG; encoded by the coding sequence ATGCCTGAATTCAGGAAGCTGGCGAAAAACGTCTACGCGTTCGTGCAGCCCCCGCTCATCTGGCACAGCACGGCCGGGGTGATCCTGCGGGATCGGGACGTGGTCGTCGTCGACAGCCTGGCCAACGAGGCGATGACGCGGGCGCTGCTCGGAGAAATCCGGAAGATCACGGACAATCCGGTCCGGTTTTTAATCAATACCCACTCCCACGCGGACCACGTCTACACCAACCACCTCTTCCCCTCGGCCACGGTCGTCTGCTCGCGGCGGGGGTGGGAAAAGACGCGGGAGTTCCAGCGGCGGCAGGCCCTTCACACGGAGTCGTTCGCCCGGCTTTTCCCCGATATGGACTTTTCCGGAGGCCGCTACACACTGCAGGACGCAGCCTTTACCGGCGTTCTCTCCCTGTATCGGAACGAACGGGAAATCCGTCTCATCGAGCTGGGCCCGGGGCATTCGGAGTCCGATGTGGCCGTCCATCTTCCCGCCGAAGGCATCGTTTTCTGCGGGGATCTTTTCATGAACGGGCTGCCGCCTCTGCCCGGGGAAGGCCTCCTTACGGCGACCGTGGCCAACCTGAAAAAGCTGTTGGATCTGGGAGCGGAAACCTATGTCGCCGGCCACGGCAGCCCCGGAACCATGAAGGATGCCGCGGAGCACCTGGCTCTCCTGGAAGCACTTGCGGATAAATCCCGCCGGTGTTTCGACCGGGGCCTGAGCTACGACGAGGCCATGGAAGCGCTGTCGGACGATCCGCTCCCCGCTGAATTTATCCGGCCGACGCTTCTGAGCGGTTACCGGGAGTGGGCGGGGAAGATGCCCGCCTGCGGGGATCCGGCCGACACCGATCATATGCGAATCCTGAGCCGAGTGGCCCGCCGGGCCGAACTCCTGCTGCGGCCAACGGGCGGTTAG
- a CDS encoding lipocalin-like domain-containing protein: MERAHPLVGTWKLIAWENTDAEGVVSYPYGEHPIGYLLYTEDGYMAAEIMDPDRRQHDARFPVEPAFEQTLPDEDRRAGYDTYLSYCGTYTYSAAEGMVRHHIKAALIPSWTGNDQLRRCSFRDGKLFLTHKRARLVWERAADHA; encoded by the coding sequence ATGGAAAGAGCTCATCCCCTCGTTGGGACCTGGAAACTGATCGCGTGGGAGAACACCGACGCCGAAGGCGTCGTGAGCTATCCCTACGGAGAACATCCGATCGGGTATCTTTTGTACACCGAAGACGGCTACATGGCGGCGGAGATCATGGACCCGGATCGGCGTCAGCACGACGCCCGCTTCCCCGTCGAACCGGCTTTCGAACAGACCCTGCCCGACGAAGACCGGCGGGCGGGGTATGACACCTATCTTTCGTACTGCGGCACGTACACTTATTCCGCCGCGGAAGGGATGGTCCGGCACCATATCAAGGCGGCCCTGATCCCCTCCTGGACCGGGAACGACCAGCTGCGCCGCTGTTCGTTCAGGGACGGCAAACTGTTCCTGACCCACAAGCGGGCCCGGCTCGTCTGGGAACGGGCGGCGGACCATGCCTGA